In the genome of Pirellulales bacterium, one region contains:
- a CDS encoding response regulator, with product MVSAALIAALAPWILLCLGLLALVAFALLVCGPRLLVRRRPFHSPLPSGRLGAPTTHLEPAAPLTRDEAVEALRRTEAKYRGIFENAIEGIYQTTPDGRYLCANPALARIYDYDSPAHLIDSIGDIERQLYVAPNRRDDFVRTMEAQGHVANFESQIYRRDGRIIWISESGRAVRGADGRIEYYEGTVEDITERKAAEALVREKEAAEAASQAKSDFLANMSHELRTPLNGVIGMLDLLQEASESPQQKRYATIARSSADLLLAVINQILDFSKIEAGKLEIEHVPYRIRQVMEETLDMLASKAAHKGLELALDMPPDFVGDVQGDPHRLQQVVVNLLGNAVKFTERGQVKVHVAVEREDDAQVLVRFAVEDTGIGVPQERLNRLFQAFSQVDASTTRQFGGTGLGLAIARQLVELMGGDIGVTSRVGRGSTFWFRLPLVKATPQEKTRQLTPAELQQLRVLVVDDNATNREILFRQLSAWQMRVQTASDGHTALDIMQRAAAQQESFDLGIIDYHMPGMDGYELAQRIACDESLRATPLVLLTSLSAPEPDESPWSTSLAGRLTKPVRQAQLLDTILSAVAARGALDSHEAANQSLARLAPDAHAGETRGRCRLLLVEDNDVNCVVALEILTVAGFQCDVARNGREAIEQVLLTRYDAVLMDCQMPEMDGLAAAREIRRLEGEGALRQRGYRLPIVALTANATRGDRELCLGAGMDDYLTKPLDAVKLIEMLDVMVDNLEGIYADEGMASPEATTRAFADTTPLVGMGRAEVCATSKDLQSSDGADAAGQACDPPLDLAALRRRCLGNCELVERIVKNFTDRLPQSFQDLGEAVLTNRLHDAASQAHALKGMAANLSAERLQQVVNDLEMTCAAGDRLMAVTDIARVRREMQRCLEFVVAESPAALLAATENYNPETTPTKSLEAGLGDKIVDVTGAGRPIAAAGAALD from the coding sequence ATGGTATCCGCCGCTCTGATTGCCGCGCTCGCCCCCTGGATACTCTTGTGTCTGGGCTTACTTGCGCTGGTGGCCTTCGCGCTGCTCGTATGCGGCCCGCGCTTGCTCGTACGGCGCAGGCCGTTTCATTCGCCCTTACCGAGCGGTCGCCTCGGCGCGCCAACGACTCATCTCGAGCCCGCCGCCCCGCTGACACGTGACGAAGCCGTGGAAGCGTTACGCCGCACCGAGGCCAAGTACCGCGGGATTTTCGAGAATGCCATTGAAGGGATCTATCAGACCACGCCCGATGGTCGTTACTTGTGCGCCAACCCGGCGCTGGCCCGGATCTACGATTATGATTCGCCGGCCCACTTGATCGATTCGATCGGCGACATCGAGCGGCAATTGTACGTCGCCCCGAATCGCCGCGACGATTTCGTCCGCACCATGGAAGCGCAAGGCCACGTGGCGAACTTCGAGTCGCAGATCTATCGGCGCGACGGCCGCATTATCTGGATTTCGGAGAGTGGCCGCGCCGTACGCGGCGCCGACGGCCGCATCGAATACTACGAGGGAACGGTCGAGGACATTACCGAGCGGAAGGCAGCCGAAGCGCTCGTGCGCGAAAAGGAAGCTGCCGAGGCCGCCAGCCAGGCCAAGAGCGACTTTCTGGCCAACATGAGCCACGAGCTGCGCACCCCCTTGAACGGCGTGATCGGAATGCTTGATTTGTTGCAGGAAGCCTCCGAGTCGCCTCAACAAAAGCGCTATGCGACGATCGCTCGCAGCTCGGCTGATCTGCTCCTGGCCGTGATCAATCAGATTCTCGACTTCTCGAAGATCGAGGCGGGCAAGCTTGAAATCGAACATGTCCCCTACCGCATTCGCCAGGTCATGGAAGAAACGCTCGACATGCTGGCCAGCAAGGCGGCTCACAAGGGACTGGAACTGGCGCTGGATATGCCGCCTGACTTCGTCGGCGACGTCCAAGGAGATCCCCACCGACTGCAGCAAGTCGTCGTGAATCTGTTGGGTAACGCCGTCAAGTTCACGGAGCGCGGCCAGGTGAAGGTCCACGTTGCCGTAGAACGGGAAGACGATGCACAAGTACTCGTGCGGTTTGCCGTCGAGGACACCGGCATCGGCGTCCCCCAGGAGCGGCTCAATCGGCTCTTTCAGGCATTCTCGCAAGTGGATGCTTCGACGACCCGCCAATTCGGCGGCACAGGCCTGGGGCTGGCTATTGCCAGGCAACTCGTGGAACTCATGGGGGGAGACATCGGCGTGACCAGCCGGGTCGGCCGTGGCAGCACCTTCTGGTTTCGACTGCCATTGGTCAAGGCAACGCCCCAGGAGAAGACACGCCAACTCACGCCTGCCGAACTGCAACAACTGCGTGTGCTGGTCGTGGATGACAACGCCACGAACCGCGAAATCCTGTTTCGCCAGTTGTCGGCCTGGCAGATGCGCGTGCAAACCGCTTCGGACGGGCACACCGCGCTGGACATCATGCAACGCGCCGCCGCGCAGCAGGAATCGTTCGACTTGGGGATCATCGACTATCACATGCCCGGCATGGACGGCTACGAATTGGCGCAACGAATTGCGTGCGATGAATCGTTGCGTGCGACGCCGCTCGTGCTCTTGACCTCCTTGAGCGCGCCTGAGCCCGACGAATCGCCATGGTCGACGTCGCTCGCCGGTCGGCTCACCAAGCCTGTACGCCAGGCCCAATTGCTCGACACGATTCTGTCTGCCGTCGCCGCGCGCGGCGCTCTGGACAGCCACGAGGCAGCGAACCAATCGCTGGCTCGTCTGGCGCCTGACGCCCATGCCGGCGAGACACGCGGGCGCTGCCGGCTGCTGTTGGTCGAAGACAACGACGTGAATTGCGTCGTCGCGCTCGAAATTCTTACGGTCGCAGGTTTTCAATGCGACGTGGCTCGCAACGGACGCGAGGCCATCGAGCAGGTGCTGCTTACGCGGTACGACGCGGTGCTGATGGATTGCCAGATGCCCGAGATGGACGGGCTGGCCGCGGCCCGAGAAATTCGCCGGCTGGAGGGCGAAGGTGCTCTGCGGCAACGCGGCTATCGCTTGCCGATTGTTGCATTGACGGCCAATGCCACCCGTGGCGATCGGGAATTGTGCCTCGGCGCGGGGATGGACGATTATCTGACGAAGCCGCTTGACGCTGTAAAGCTGATCGAGATGCTGGATGTGATGGTGGACAATCTCGAGGGTATTTACGCCGACGAGGGGATGGCGTCGCCTGAGGCGACGACGCGCGCCTTCGCGGACACGACGCCACTCGTCGGAATGGGCAGGGCCGAGGTCTGCGCAACGAGCAAGGATCTTCAGTCGTCCGACGGCGCAGATGCCGCCGGGCAAGCCTGCGACCCGCCGTTGGATCTCGCGGCGCTACGGCGTCGTTGCTTGGGCAACTGCGAGCTAGTCGAGCGCATCGTCAAGAATTTTACCGATCGGTTGCCGCAATCGTTCCAGGATCTCGGCGAAGCCGTGCTTACGAATCGGCTGCACGATGCGGCGTCGCAAGCGCACGCTCTGAAGGGAATGGCCGCGAATCTTTCGGCCGAACGCTTGCAGCAGGTCGTCAACGATTTGGAGATGACCTGCGCCGCCGGTGACCGACTGATGGCCGTAACGGATATCGCCCGGGTCCGTCGCGAGATGCAAAGGTGCCTGGAATTCGTCGTTGCCGAGAGTCCCGCGGCCCTACTGGCCGCGACTGAGAATTACAATCCGGAGACGACGCCGACCAAGAGTCTCGAGGCGGGATTGGGTGACAAGATAGTCGATGTGACAGGAGCGGGGCGACCAATCGCGGCTGCGGGAGCCGCACTCGATTAG
- the lpxI gene encoding UDP-2,3-diacylglucosamine diphosphatase LpxI (LpxI, functionally equivalent to LpxH, replaces it in LPS biosynthesis in a minority of bacteria.) — MTASTLPVGTRTVGILAGWGRYPIVIAEALRAQGYEVCCLGVKGHADPVLATLSHDFGWVGLAKIGRAIRFFRERGVHHVTMAGKIHKFLLFQPWVWFKHLPDWRAVRAFYPHFGTTKKDRRDDTLLLTVIEEFARDGITFAPATDFLPELLVNLGQLTKRGPSKLEAKDIEFGWTMAKEMGRLDIGQSVTVKGRATLAVEAIEGTDECIRRAGKLCAPGFTVVKVAKPKQDMRFDVPTIGVGTLETMVQSGATCLAVEAKRTIIIDQPDVIRFADRHKLAIVAVDDGQVPEPREEAA, encoded by the coding sequence ATGACCGCTTCCACCCTACCCGTTGGCACGCGCACCGTAGGCATCCTGGCCGGCTGGGGCAGGTACCCGATCGTCATCGCCGAGGCGCTGCGTGCCCAAGGTTACGAAGTCTGCTGCCTGGGCGTCAAAGGACACGCCGATCCTGTCTTGGCCACGCTCAGCCACGACTTCGGCTGGGTGGGACTGGCCAAGATCGGCCGGGCGATTCGCTTCTTCCGCGAGCGCGGCGTTCACCACGTCACAATGGCCGGCAAGATTCATAAGTTCCTGCTATTTCAGCCGTGGGTGTGGTTCAAGCATCTTCCCGACTGGCGCGCGGTGCGGGCATTTTATCCGCACTTTGGCACCACGAAAAAAGACCGTCGCGACGACACACTGCTACTGACTGTCATTGAGGAATTCGCCCGCGACGGTATCACCTTCGCGCCGGCGACCGACTTTTTACCGGAGCTACTCGTGAACCTGGGACAACTCACGAAACGCGGACCATCGAAGCTCGAAGCCAAGGACATCGAGTTCGGCTGGACCATGGCCAAGGAAATGGGACGGCTGGATATCGGTCAGAGCGTGACCGTCAAAGGACGCGCGACGCTGGCCGTCGAAGCGATCGAGGGGACGGACGAGTGCATCCGTCGCGCCGGCAAACTGTGCGCGCCGGGCTTCACGGTTGTCAAAGTCGCTAAGCCGAAACAGGACATGCGCTTCGACGTACCGACGATCGGGGTCGGGACCCTGGAGACCATGGTCCAGTCGGGCGCGACATGCCTGGCCGTGGAGGCCAAGCGCACGATCATCATCGATCAGCCGGACGTGATCCGTTTCGCCGACCGGCACAAGCTGGCGATCGTGGCCGTCGACGACGGCCAGGTGCCCGAGCCCCGTGAGGAGGCCGCATGA
- the lpxD gene encoding UDP-3-O-(3-hydroxymyristoyl)glucosamine N-acyltransferase: MAHSLGDIARLVDGTVVGDPTLVVSGATVLADANAGDITLVDTAERAARLGDVRATAAIVPRGVRCAKLPTVEVDDIHVAFARLVMLFRPPRQTPRVGVSALATVGKRVRLGRNVDIHPGASIGDDVEIGDGATIHGGVHIMAGCRLGAGVTIYPNAVLYEDTIVGPRSIIHAGVVIGAHGFGYKLVDGRHVLASQFGWVELGADVEVGAGSTIDRGTYGPTVIGEGTKIDNMVQVAHNCRIGRHNMLCSQVGIAGSTTTGDYVVMAGQVGVRDHVHIGRGAVIGAMSGISCDVPEGLRMLGIPATPERDQKLIQGTIAKLPELRRQIKALQAAVDALQEDGKKPGKKAA, translated from the coding sequence ATGGCACACAGCCTGGGCGATATTGCCCGACTCGTCGACGGTACGGTCGTGGGTGATCCCACGCTCGTGGTCTCGGGCGCGACAGTATTGGCCGACGCCAACGCAGGCGACATCACGCTGGTCGACACCGCGGAGCGCGCGGCGCGGCTGGGTGACGTGCGGGCGACCGCGGCGATCGTGCCGCGCGGGGTCAGGTGCGCGAAACTGCCGACGGTAGAAGTCGACGACATACACGTCGCGTTTGCGCGACTGGTCATGTTATTCCGTCCGCCACGGCAGACTCCGCGGGTCGGCGTTAGCGCGCTGGCAACGGTCGGCAAGCGCGTACGTCTGGGACGCAATGTCGACATTCACCCCGGTGCCTCGATCGGGGACGACGTCGAGATCGGCGACGGCGCGACGATCCACGGCGGCGTCCATATCATGGCCGGCTGCCGACTAGGCGCCGGCGTCACGATTTATCCGAACGCGGTGTTGTACGAGGACACGATCGTCGGCCCGCGCTCGATCATTCATGCCGGCGTCGTCATCGGCGCGCACGGCTTTGGTTACAAGCTGGTCGATGGCCGGCACGTGCTGGCCAGTCAGTTCGGGTGGGTCGAATTGGGCGCGGACGTCGAAGTCGGGGCTGGCTCGACGATCGATCGCGGGACGTACGGTCCGACCGTGATCGGCGAGGGAACAAAAATCGACAACATGGTCCAAGTGGCGCACAACTGCCGCATCGGCCGGCATAACATGCTTTGCTCGCAAGTGGGCATCGCCGGCAGCACCACGACGGGCGATTACGTCGTGATGGCTGGCCAGGTGGGCGTGCGCGATCACGTTCACATCGGCCGCGGCGCGGTAATTGGCGCGATGTCCGGTATCTCGTGCGACGTGCCCGAGGGGTTGCGCATGCTCGGCATCCCCGCCACGCCAGAGCGCGATCAGAAGCTGATTCAAGGAACGATCGCCAAACTGCCCGAGCTTCGTCGCCAGATCAAGGCGCTACAGGCCGCGGTCGACGCGCTGCAAGAGGACGGCAAGAAACCGGGAAAGAAAGCCGCCTGA
- a CDS encoding aminotransferase class IV, protein MSQRIVYFNGEFVPEAQARLSIYDSALTMGDMAFEVTRTVHGRPFRLDDHLARLYHTLGVLRIDPGLSPAALRVITEQTLGRNLPTEPAEVDWNVIHNISRGPMAANFAAFAPHERRPTVIVSCFPLVEKLGSLSAAYETGIDAVVPAQRSIPGDLLDDSLKTRSRLHYQLANLQANEIQPGAWAILTDPAGHLTEGTSGNVFVVRHGALMTPRADNLLPGITRQMVLELAGAANLPVFEDDITPAQALDSEEMFMTSTSIGILHVRRFAGRLIGSGGIGPITARLRASLCDAVGLDFAAQAARYAELRGAR, encoded by the coding sequence ATGAGCCAACGCATCGTTTATTTCAATGGCGAATTCGTCCCCGAGGCGCAGGCCCGGCTGTCGATCTACGACTCGGCGCTGACGATGGGGGACATGGCCTTCGAGGTCACGCGCACGGTACACGGCCGGCCATTTCGTCTCGACGATCATCTAGCCCGCTTGTACCACACGCTGGGCGTCCTGCGGATCGACCCTGGGTTATCGCCCGCCGCGCTGCGTGTGATTACCGAGCAAACGCTGGGACGCAATCTGCCGACTGAACCGGCCGAGGTGGATTGGAACGTGATCCACAATATTTCGCGCGGACCCATGGCGGCCAACTTTGCAGCGTTTGCACCGCATGAGCGGCGGCCGACCGTGATTGTGAGCTGCTTTCCACTGGTCGAGAAACTCGGCTCGCTGTCCGCGGCCTACGAGACCGGCATCGATGCGGTGGTGCCGGCCCAGCGCTCGATCCCCGGCGACCTGCTCGACGATTCGCTCAAGACGCGCAGCCGGCTGCACTATCAGCTCGCCAACCTGCAAGCGAATGAAATCCAACCAGGAGCCTGGGCGATTCTGACTGATCCTGCCGGGCACCTCACCGAGGGCACCAGCGGAAATGTATTTGTCGTCCGTCACGGGGCGCTTATGACCCCCCGGGCCGACAACTTGCTCCCGGGCATCACGCGGCAAATGGTTCTCGAACTGGCGGGTGCCGCAAATCTACCCGTCTTCGAAGATGACATCACACCGGCGCAGGCGCTCGATTCGGAAGAAATGTTCATGACCTCGACCAGCATCGGCATATTGCACGTCCGCAGATTTGCCGGGCGCCTGATCGGCTCTGGTGGAATCGGTCCCATCACGGCACGGTTGCGGGCCAGTCTGTGCGACGCCGTGGGCCTTGATTTCGCGGCCCAGGCCGCGCGATATGCGGAGTTGAGGGGGGCCCGCTGA
- a CDS encoding DUF6677 family protein encodes MAKNQPTRDAGRPSGTFTPEGVPLRDPFVGALLAWLIPGGGHWYQGRRSKAVLFFVCILGTFLYGLYLGEGRVVYASMRPEDRRFPYFCQVGAGAVALPALVQAYRVNHGSNPIPFPGWTDFMVPPSVEKNREDLPSELDLLHKRLNRFFELGTVYTMVAGLLNVLVIYDAWAGPAEPDLPAKKEDEEEGKPVATGPPQAS; translated from the coding sequence GTGGCAAAAAACCAACCGACCCGCGACGCCGGCCGACCGAGTGGCACGTTCACTCCCGAAGGGGTGCCGCTGCGCGATCCCTTCGTCGGAGCCTTACTGGCCTGGCTCATTCCCGGAGGCGGCCACTGGTACCAGGGGCGGCGGTCGAAGGCCGTGCTGTTCTTTGTGTGCATTCTGGGAACATTTCTGTATGGGCTGTACTTGGGCGAAGGGCGCGTCGTCTACGCGTCGATGCGTCCCGAGGACCGGCGCTTTCCCTACTTTTGTCAGGTGGGCGCCGGGGCTGTTGCGTTGCCGGCACTCGTGCAGGCCTATCGCGTGAATCACGGCAGCAACCCGATTCCTTTTCCCGGCTGGACGGACTTCATGGTCCCGCCCAGCGTCGAGAAGAATCGCGAAGATTTGCCGAGTGAGCTCGACCTGCTGCACAAGCGATTGAACCGCTTCTTCGAGTTGGGAACCGTCTACACGATGGTTGCTGGTTTGCTGAACGTGCTTGTGATTTACGATGCCTGGGCGGGCCCGGCCGAACCTGACCTGCCCGCCAAGAAAGAAGACGAAGAGGAGGGGAAGCCGGTCGCCACCGGCCCCCCGCAAGCGTCGTAG
- a CDS encoding cytochrome c3 family protein, producing MALRAGEEKEPAKPAASKPAPRKLVAPKTWPAGHPLPTVASNCAACHLTAGRELTDAVVHFVRSVHDLNGLTCYDCHGGNREEDGRAHEEAFGFIGTKLSAHLKVCSECHTDEAERLAAGPHHWDFSKRINTKYPTCVDCHGNHDVGNPPADFKLRDMCLDCHHKLDKDYPNIASVIASGDQLAEVLRAVRKKTIADPHPVPEPFRADLASLRTETMEAVHASKEIPGEQAAKLNERNRKIRQGLENWLKSTQ from the coding sequence GTGGCCTTGCGCGCCGGCGAAGAGAAGGAACCTGCAAAACCGGCCGCATCCAAGCCGGCCCCGCGCAAGCTCGTCGCTCCCAAGACCTGGCCGGCCGGGCATCCGCTGCCGACGGTCGCCTCGAACTGCGCGGCGTGTCACTTAACGGCCGGGCGTGAGCTGACCGACGCCGTGGTGCATTTCGTCCGCAGCGTCCACGATCTGAATGGTCTGACCTGCTACGACTGTCATGGCGGCAACCGTGAGGAGGACGGCCGGGCCCACGAAGAGGCTTTCGGCTTCATTGGCACCAAGCTCAGCGCACACTTGAAAGTGTGCAGCGAATGCCACACGGACGAAGCCGAGCGGTTGGCGGCCGGGCCGCATCATTGGGATTTCTCGAAGCGCATCAACACCAAGTATCCGACCTGCGTCGACTGCCACGGCAACCACGACGTCGGTAACCCGCCCGCCGATTTCAAACTTCGCGACATGTGCCTGGATTGCCACCACAAGCTCGATAAGGACTACCCGAACATCGCCTCGGTGATCGCCAGTGGCGACCAACTGGCCGAGGTTCTGCGCGCGGTGCGAAAGAAGACGATTGCCGATCCGCACCCCGTGCCCGAGCCGTTCCGTGCCGACCTGGCCAGCCTGCGGACCGAGACGATGGAGGCGGTACACGCCTCGAAGGAGATTCCCGGCGAGCAGGCCGCGAAACTGAACGAGCGGAACAGGAAAATTCGCCAAGGGTTGGAGAACTGGCTAAAATCGACGCAGTGA
- a CDS encoding DUF362 domain-containing protein: MLDRNHLHNRRFFLQSAGGAALAASTAGRLITPCMLRAAEKAAAGPADVGIARGSNMEEAVKRAVELSGGMDFIKPDQTVLIKPNVTGAVPNPTTTSPEVLYAVIKLVAAQGPKRIIVADRSFSPLFNTTTPKTIDVMKSVGQLDAVNEAISDVKAPVVAVGLEDAASEFEKLGKPANTEHWRKVTHPLATSWPNGFELAELLFAVDHVINVPVIKTHFQAWFTMSMKAFVGMSHHRSRREFHTAFKGNSNLADQKSSGSRRRVGPEGRKLDVEEVEPLVNRVAELNLGIKPALNIMDGTKSFVFGGPSHGDVEEPKLVVASRDRIAADATGVAVLKRYGTERRLQNYSVWENPFIKHGIEIGLGIDGLDKLNLKHAGIADDEMATIKEMLA; encoded by the coding sequence ATGCTTGACCGCAACCATCTGCACAATCGTCGTTTTTTTCTGCAATCGGCGGGGGGCGCCGCCCTGGCGGCCAGCACGGCCGGTCGGTTGATCACGCCCTGCATGTTGCGGGCGGCGGAAAAAGCGGCGGCGGGACCGGCCGATGTGGGCATCGCGCGCGGCTCGAACATGGAAGAAGCGGTCAAGCGCGCCGTGGAGCTGTCGGGCGGAATGGATTTCATCAAGCCCGACCAGACGGTGCTCATCAAGCCGAATGTCACGGGCGCCGTGCCGAATCCGACCACGACCAGCCCGGAAGTGTTGTACGCCGTGATCAAGCTGGTCGCTGCGCAAGGCCCGAAGCGAATCATCGTGGCGGATCGCAGCTTTTCACCGCTGTTCAACACGACGACGCCGAAGACCATCGACGTCATGAAATCGGTCGGTCAGCTCGACGCTGTGAACGAGGCGATCAGCGACGTCAAAGCGCCGGTCGTAGCCGTGGGGCTCGAGGACGCGGCTTCGGAGTTCGAGAAGCTCGGCAAGCCAGCCAACACCGAACACTGGCGCAAGGTGACTCACCCGCTCGCCACGAGCTGGCCAAACGGTTTCGAGCTGGCGGAGTTGCTCTTCGCCGTCGATCACGTCATCAATGTGCCCGTGATCAAGACGCACTTCCAAGCCTGGTTCACGATGTCGATGAAGGCTTTCGTCGGCATGAGCCATCACCGCAGCCGCCGCGAGTTCCACACGGCCTTCAAGGGGAACAGCAACCTGGCCGATCAGAAAAGCTCGGGCAGCCGCCGCCGCGTCGGGCCCGAAGGGCGCAAGCTCGATGTCGAAGAGGTCGAGCCCTTGGTGAATCGAGTTGCCGAGTTGAACCTGGGCATCAAGCCGGCCTTGAACATCATGGACGGTACGAAGAGCTTCGTCTTCGGCGGCCCGTCGCACGGCGACGTCGAAGAGCCGAAGCTGGTCGTGGCCAGTCGCGACCGCATCGCGGCCGACGCCACGGGCGTGGCGGTGTTAAAGCGATACGGCACCGAGCGCCGTTTGCAGAACTACTCGGTGTGGGAAAACCCGTTCATCAAGCACGGCATCGAAATCGGCCTGGGCATCGACGGGCTCGACAAGCTCAACCTGAAGCACGCCGGCATCGCGGACGATGAGATGGCTACGATAAAAGAGATGCTGGCGTAA
- the ilvB gene encoding biosynthetic-type acetolactate synthase large subunit, translating to MATIAPKNTAAAGITNGADILVQSLVNHGVEVIFAYPGGASMPLHQSLTKFKDQIRTILPRHEQGGGFAAQGYARSTGKPGVCMATSGPGATNLVTCIADAKLDSIPLIAITGQVGTSVIGSDAFQETPIVEVCRGITKHHYLVTDVADLARVVREAFHLVTTGRPGPVLIDLPKDVQQAQTVPDYDAPMNLPGYHVEDRRSRPEQIAQVAAAIKRSRRPVIYAGGGIIASGASQELRELAHKTKIPVTMTLMGLGSFPSNDPQCMDMLGMHGSVYANYAVNEADLLLAFGVRFDDRVTGKVSEFAKHGKIVHIDIDPSEINKNKEAHIPIISDIKYALAELNKIVEPPEAGLDAWHAQISAWKKSDPFSYDKSFPGILPQYAISELSKLVADRNPVIAVGVGQHQMWAAQYFQFTEPRSWLSSSGLGTMGFGLPGAMGAKAAHPDRLVIDIDGDGSFLMNIQELATCVCEKLPVKVLLLNNQHLGMVMQWEDRFHASNRAHTYLGPIDNPEAIGKGDGLGPKNRYPDFVTIARGFGCGAGTVKDRAKLGDALREMIDYDGPYVLDVEVPYQEHVLPMIPSGKTVRDLIKA from the coding sequence GTGGCAACCATTGCCCCCAAAAATACCGCCGCCGCTGGAATCACCAACGGCGCCGATATTCTCGTTCAGTCGCTCGTGAACCACGGCGTGGAGGTCATTTTCGCCTACCCTGGCGGCGCGAGCATGCCGCTGCACCAGTCGCTGACGAAGTTCAAGGATCAGATTCGCACGATCCTGCCCCGGCACGAGCAAGGGGGGGGCTTCGCGGCACAGGGCTACGCCCGCAGCACCGGCAAGCCGGGCGTGTGCATGGCCACGAGCGGCCCCGGCGCGACGAACCTGGTGACCTGTATTGCCGACGCCAAGCTCGACAGCATTCCGTTGATTGCGATCACGGGGCAAGTCGGCACGTCGGTGATCGGCAGCGATGCGTTCCAGGAGACGCCGATCGTCGAAGTCTGTCGCGGCATCACGAAGCATCATTACCTGGTGACCGACGTGGCCGATCTGGCTCGCGTGGTGCGCGAGGCGTTCCACCTGGTCACGACCGGCCGTCCCGGGCCCGTGCTGATCGACCTGCCGAAAGACGTGCAGCAGGCTCAGACGGTGCCCGACTACGACGCCCCGATGAACCTGCCGGGCTACCACGTCGAGGATCGCCGCTCGCGCCCTGAGCAGATCGCGCAGGTCGCCGCAGCCATCAAGCGTTCGCGCCGTCCGGTGATTTACGCCGGCGGCGGCATCATCGCCAGCGGGGCGAGCCAAGAGCTGCGCGAGCTGGCGCACAAGACCAAGATTCCGGTCACGATGACCCTGATGGGCTTGGGCTCGTTCCCTTCGAACGATCCGCAGTGCATGGACATGTTGGGCATGCACGGCAGCGTTTATGCCAACTATGCCGTGAACGAGGCCGATTTGCTGTTGGCCTTCGGCGTGCGGTTCGACGACCGCGTGACGGGCAAGGTGTCGGAGTTTGCCAAGCACGGCAAGATCGTGCACATCGACATCGATCCGTCGGAGATCAACAAAAACAAAGAAGCCCACATTCCGATCATCAGCGACATCAAGTACGCGCTCGCGGAATTGAACAAAATCGTCGAACCGCCCGAGGCCGGCCTCGATGCCTGGCATGCGCAGATCTCGGCCTGGAAAAAGTCGGACCCGTTCTCGTACGACAAGTCGTTCCCGGGCATCCTGCCGCAATACGCGATCTCGGAATTGTCGAAGCTCGTGGCCGATCGCAACCCGGTGATCGCCGTGGGCGTCGGCCAGCATCAGATGTGGGCCGCTCAGTATTTTCAATTCACCGAGCCGCGCAGTTGGCTGTCGAGTTCGGGGCTGGGAACGATGGGCTTCGGCCTGCCCGGCGCCATGGGGGCCAAGGCGGCGCACCCCGATCGGCTGGTGATCGATATCGACGGCGACGGCAGCTTCTTGATGAACATTCAAGAACTGGCCACGTGTGTTTGTGAAAAGCTGCCGGTGAAAGTGCTGCTCTTGAACAATCAGCACCTGGGCATGGTCATGCAGTGGGAAGATCGCTTCCACGCCAGCAACCGTGCGCACACCTATTTGGGGCCGATCGATAATCCTGAAGCCATCGGAAAGGGAGACGGTCTGGGCCCGAAGAACCGCTATCCCGATTTCGTGACCATCGCCCGCGGCTTCGGCTGCGGTGCGGGCACCGTGAAGGATCGGGCCAAGCTGGGCGACGCGCTGCGCGAGATGATCGACTACGATGGTCCGTACGTTCTGGACGTCGAAGTGCCGTATCAGGAGCACGTGCTGCCGATGATCCCCTCGGGCAAGACCGTGCGCGATCTGATCAAGGCGTAG